One Rhizobiales bacterium GAS188 DNA window includes the following coding sequences:
- a CDS encoding pilus assembly protein CpaC has protein sequence MTDSGEKRALSGETTSVSARKMPQKQRIGAAARSARATGGFAALVAVALAIPFGVQPAGAEGARTFESQGGQVRHVVVTLFKSRTFKIDQPFSTAIVAAPEIADVVPMTDNSIYIQGKKIGTTNLSVFDPKQRLIAVLDLEVAPDTANLRDKIKSSTGSGSVHVTSSNGQVVLSGEATDAVSAERAVAVARGLAPESPVVNAMKVLPSQQVMLKVRFLEASREAGNALGVNWSVFNNKGTRGGSTGLGAGRASGRPSLGGVNAGGDANLTSAGVPSIGTIGTLAGAASTSQPFGIVLANLVNKGTSIDALVTALESKGVVRRLAEPDLIALSGDTASFLAGGEFPVPVAQTSSGSAPTITVQYKPFGVQLTFMPTVLANGLINLRLAPSVSEIDSANSVQVSGFSIPALTTREARTTVELRDGQSFAIAGLLQSTNVEDISQLPWIGSVPVLGAMFRSTSYQKHETDLVIIVTPHLVKPAAPGEHLATPFDQRLPGNDLDIFAMGQLERKKKYTEYVTGGGDLQGPYGHILQLDQSPNAYMTKK, from the coding sequence GTGACTGACTCAGGGGAAAAGAGAGCGTTGTCCGGCGAAACGACCTCCGTTTCGGCGCGGAAAATGCCACAAAAACAAAGAATCGGAGCCGCGGCTCGATCCGCTCGAGCGACGGGCGGCTTCGCGGCCCTGGTCGCCGTCGCGCTGGCAATCCCCTTTGGCGTTCAGCCTGCCGGAGCCGAGGGAGCCCGCACCTTCGAGAGCCAGGGCGGCCAGGTGCGCCATGTCGTCGTGACCCTGTTCAAGTCGCGGACCTTCAAGATCGATCAGCCGTTCTCGACCGCGATCGTGGCCGCGCCGGAGATCGCCGACGTGGTACCGATGACCGATAATTCGATCTACATCCAGGGTAAGAAGATCGGCACCACCAATCTGTCGGTGTTCGACCCCAAGCAACGGTTGATCGCCGTGCTCGACCTCGAGGTGGCGCCCGATACGGCGAACCTTCGCGACAAGATCAAGTCCAGCACGGGCAGCGGCAGCGTCCACGTCACGAGCTCCAACGGCCAGGTCGTGCTCAGCGGGGAAGCGACGGACGCGGTATCGGCCGAGCGCGCCGTCGCCGTGGCCAGGGGCTTGGCGCCCGAATCCCCGGTCGTCAACGCGATGAAGGTCTTGCCCTCGCAGCAGGTGATGCTGAAAGTGCGCTTTCTCGAGGCGAGCCGCGAAGCCGGCAACGCGCTCGGGGTGAACTGGTCCGTCTTCAACAATAAGGGGACACGCGGCGGCAGCACCGGGCTCGGGGCCGGCAGGGCATCGGGTCGCCCCTCGCTCGGCGGGGTGAATGCGGGCGGCGACGCGAATCTGACCAGCGCCGGCGTGCCCTCGATCGGCACCATCGGAACGCTGGCCGGCGCCGCATCGACCTCGCAGCCTTTCGGCATCGTCCTGGCCAACCTCGTCAACAAGGGCACGAGCATCGATGCGCTGGTGACCGCGCTCGAATCGAAGGGGGTGGTGCGCCGGCTCGCCGAACCGGATCTCATTGCCCTCTCCGGCGACACGGCGAGCTTCCTGGCAGGCGGCGAATTCCCGGTGCCCGTGGCGCAAACGTCGTCAGGTTCCGCGCCCACGATCACGGTCCAATACAAGCCTTTCGGCGTCCAGCTCACCTTCATGCCGACGGTGCTCGCCAATGGCCTGATCAATCTGCGCCTCGCACCTTCGGTGAGCGAGATCGATTCGGCCAACTCGGTGCAAGTCTCGGGCTTCTCGATCCCGGCGCTGACCACACGCGAAGCGCGCACCACCGTCGAGCTGCGCGACGGTCAGAGTTTCGCCATTGCGGGCCTGCTGCAATCGACCAATGTCGAGGACATTTCGCAGCTTCCATGGATCGGCTCGGTGCCGGTGCTCGGAGCCATGTTCCGCTCGACCAGCTACCAGAAGCACGAGACCGATCTCGTCATCATCGTCACGCCGCATCTCGTGAAGCCGGCAGCGCCCGGAGAACATCTCGCGACGCCCTTCGATCAGCGCCTGCCGGGCAATGATCTCGACATCTTCGCCATGGGCCAGCTCGAGCGGAAGAAGAAATACACCGAATATGTGACGGGCGGCGGCGACTTGCAGGGACCCTATGGGCACATCCTCCAGCTCGACCAGAGTCCCAACGCCTACATGACCAAGAAGTGA
- a CDS encoding DNA-binding transcriptional regulator, LysR family — protein MMDGITLHQLLCFEAVVSEGGFQAAAEKLMRSQPSVSASVKNLEGQLRLSLLDRGGYRVALTDAGRSFYERTRVFLQDLQGLRDHAAQLAMGEESELSVVIGDACPLPETLGLLRRFFDGCPGTRLHLHFEALSGPWERLFDHEADLILHHIDKADPRLEFIDLFTVKFVPVVAPNFLRFPISRSITPEHMRDYVQCVIRDTARRSPPRDYYLIAGARSWTVSDQLMKKELILQGMGWGHMPRYLIEQNLQDGSLLPITGRHFKGGQTELVAARRRNAPHGPIANRLWQYIEQQAANFVAAVT, from the coding sequence ATGATGGATGGGATCACGCTCCATCAGCTCCTCTGCTTCGAAGCCGTCGTCAGCGAAGGCGGCTTTCAGGCGGCTGCGGAAAAGCTCATGCGCTCGCAGCCGAGCGTCTCCGCGTCCGTCAAGAATCTGGAAGGCCAATTGCGGCTGAGCCTGTTGGACCGCGGCGGCTACCGCGTCGCGCTCACCGATGCGGGGCGATCCTTCTACGAACGCACCCGCGTCTTCCTGCAGGATTTGCAGGGCTTGCGGGATCACGCGGCGCAATTGGCGATGGGCGAGGAGAGCGAGCTCAGCGTGGTCATCGGGGATGCTTGCCCACTGCCTGAAACTCTCGGCCTGCTGCGCCGCTTCTTCGATGGCTGCCCCGGCACGCGGCTGCACCTGCATTTCGAGGCGCTCTCCGGACCATGGGAGCGCCTGTTCGACCACGAGGCGGACCTCATCTTGCATCACATCGACAAGGCCGATCCGCGCCTGGAATTCATCGATCTGTTCACCGTGAAGTTCGTGCCCGTGGTCGCGCCGAATTTCCTGCGCTTTCCGATTTCCAGATCGATCACGCCCGAGCACATGCGCGACTATGTGCAATGCGTGATCCGCGACACCGCAAGGCGCTCGCCCCCGCGTGACTATTATCTGATCGCGGGCGCGCGCAGCTGGACCGTGAGCGATCAGCTGATGAAGAAGGAGCTCATTCTGCAAGGCATGGGCTGGGGGCATATGCCGCGCTATCTCATCGAGCAGAATCTCCAGGATGGGAGCCTCCTGCCCATTACGGGCAGGCATTTCAAAGGCGGACAGACCGAGCTTGTCGCGGCGCGGCGGCGCAACGCCCCGCATGGTCCCATCGCCAATCGCCTGTGGCAGTATATCGAACAGCAGGCGGCGAATTTCGTTGCAGCGGTCACGTGA
- a CDS encoding transcriptional regulator, LacI family, which translates to MAAPQPYGCAMATLGDVARHAGVSPASVSRVFNHPAKVSPEVRERIMRSVEALGYVPDGAARALASRHSRTIGNVVPTLGIGIFAAGVGAMQRRLEECGYQLLVAASDYDEAKEASQVRALIERGVEGIALVGHRHAPELYRLLRSRQLPYVNTYEFDGRNPHPCVGFDNRHGAFGLTRYLLELGHRAFGIITAPPTLNDRIAARLKGVLDCLHEHGIKVPPQHVAEVAQTIPAARQAMRALLTQHPDLTAICCTTDTLAIGVLFECRALGIPVPEHISVTGFSDLEIVAHLDPPLTTVHIPADRIGSTIADFLLDRIDGRAGPDKIELEAEIVIRQSTGPVRPAIPARRSRRTA; encoded by the coding sequence ATGGCGGCCCCTCAGCCCTATGGTTGCGCCATGGCAACTTTGGGCGATGTGGCGCGACATGCGGGCGTCTCCCCGGCCTCGGTGTCGCGCGTCTTCAACCATCCGGCGAAGGTCAGCCCGGAGGTGCGCGAGCGCATCATGCGCTCCGTGGAGGCGCTCGGCTATGTGCCGGATGGCGCCGCGCGGGCGCTGGCCTCGCGCCATTCGCGCACCATCGGCAATGTCGTGCCGACGCTCGGTATCGGCATTTTCGCGGCCGGCGTCGGCGCCATGCAGCGGCGGCTCGAGGAATGCGGCTACCAGCTCCTGGTCGCAGCCAGCGATTACGATGAGGCGAAGGAGGCCTCGCAGGTGCGCGCGCTCATCGAGCGCGGCGTCGAGGGCATCGCGCTGGTCGGCCATCGGCACGCGCCCGAGCTCTATCGCCTGCTGCGCTCGCGCCAGCTCCCCTATGTCAATACTTACGAGTTCGACGGCCGCAATCCGCATCCTTGCGTCGGCTTCGACAATCGGCATGGCGCCTTCGGCCTGACGCGATATCTGCTGGAGCTCGGGCATCGCGCCTTCGGCATCATCACGGCGCCCCCGACCCTCAATGATCGCATCGCGGCGCGGCTGAAAGGCGTGCTCGACTGCCTCCACGAGCACGGCATCAAGGTGCCGCCTCAACATGTCGCCGAGGTGGCACAGACCATTCCGGCAGCGCGCCAGGCAATGCGCGCCTTGCTGACGCAACATCCCGACCTCACGGCGATCTGCTGCACGACCGATACGCTCGCGATCGGCGTGCTCTTCGAATGCCGTGCGCTCGGCATCCCGGTCCCGGAGCACATCTCGGTCACCGGCTTCTCCGATCTCGAGATCGTGGCGCATCTCGATCCGCCGCTGACGACCGTGCATATTCCGGCCGATCGCATCGGCTCGACCATCGCCGACTTCCTCCTCGATCGCATCGACGGCCGCGCCGGCCCCGACAAGATCGAGCTCGAGGCCGAAATCGTGATCCGGCAATCGACGGGCCCGGTTCGTCCAGCGATCCCGGCCCGCCGCTCGCGCCGCACGGCGTGA
- a CDS encoding NADPH:quinone reductase → MRAIVIKQYGGPEVLALEERRAPKPEPGHVLIEVKAFGLNHAEIYFRKGAWGDVAEISGIECVGLVKADPDGRFRPGQKVVAVVGGMGRSLNGSYAELTSVPAGNVVAITTDLSWEELAAIPESYATAWTALCGIMAIAEGQSVAIRGATSALGQAAVNIAANAGARVIATTRNAERASLLEGLGAKEVLLESPELCKRLRERHPHGIDAVLDIVGNTTVLDSLAMLRRGGHVCLVGFLGGGGPLALEPVFQIPSGTHLSVFASALVTGTPEFPLSEIPFQAIVDRVAAGTYKAKPAKVFRFEEIQAAHRLMESSEANGKIVVCV, encoded by the coding sequence ATGCGTGCGATCGTCATCAAGCAATATGGAGGGCCGGAGGTTTTGGCGCTCGAGGAGCGCCGGGCGCCGAAGCCCGAACCCGGCCATGTCCTGATCGAGGTGAAGGCCTTCGGCCTCAATCATGCCGAGATCTATTTCCGCAAAGGCGCCTGGGGCGATGTCGCCGAGATCAGCGGCATCGAATGCGTCGGGCTGGTGAAGGCCGATCCCGACGGGCGCTTCCGTCCCGGCCAGAAGGTGGTGGCGGTGGTCGGCGGCATGGGCCGCAGCCTCAATGGCAGCTATGCCGAATTGACCAGCGTGCCGGCCGGCAATGTCGTCGCGATCACGACCGATCTCTCCTGGGAAGAGCTGGCCGCGATCCCTGAATCCTATGCGACCGCCTGGACGGCGCTCTGCGGCATCATGGCGATCGCGGAAGGTCAGAGCGTGGCGATCCGCGGCGCGACATCGGCGCTCGGCCAGGCGGCCGTCAACATCGCGGCCAATGCCGGGGCGCGCGTCATCGCGACGACGCGCAATGCGGAGCGCGCCTCGCTACTGGAGGGGCTGGGGGCCAAGGAAGTCCTCCTGGAATCGCCGGAGCTGTGCAAGCGCCTGCGCGAGCGCCATCCGCACGGCATCGACGCCGTCCTCGACATCGTCGGCAACACCACGGTCCTCGACTCGCTCGCCATGCTGCGGCGAGGCGGGCATGTCTGTCTCGTCGGCTTCCTCGGCGGCGGCGGGCCGCTCGCGCTCGAGCCCGTCTTCCAGATACCGAGCGGCACTCATCTCAGCGTCTTTGCCAGCGCGCTCGTCACCGGCACGCCGGAATTTCCTCTCTCGGAGATTCCCTTCCAGGCCATCGTCGATCGGGTTGCGGCCGGCACCTACAAGGCAAAGCCCGCCAAGGTGTTCCGCTTCGAAGAGATCCAGGCGGCGCATCGGCTGATGGAATCGAGCGAGGCCAATGGCAAGATCGTGGTGTGCGTTTGA
- a CDS encoding amino acid ABC transporter membrane protein 2, PAAT family, translated as MGRSFGTAELIYLLKAVPWTLLLSASALICGGIVGLVVAILRTAPSRPLRWIATGYIELFQGTPVLMQLFLAYYGLAVLFNIQFDAWSAVLIAFTLYSGAFLGEIWRGSIQAIPRSQWEAGESLTLSFAQQLRHIILPQAARISIPPTVGFAVQLIKSTSVAAIIGFVELTRAGQLMTNTTFKPMIIYPIVALLYFVICWPLSLLAQTLERRIDANLGVKRDV; from the coding sequence ATGGGGCGAAGCTTTGGGACCGCGGAGCTCATCTACCTCCTCAAGGCGGTGCCATGGACATTGCTCCTGTCGGCGAGCGCCCTCATCTGCGGCGGCATTGTCGGCCTCGTCGTCGCGATCCTACGGACCGCGCCCTCACGGCCCCTGCGTTGGATCGCCACCGGCTATATCGAGCTGTTCCAGGGCACGCCCGTCTTGATGCAGCTCTTCCTTGCCTATTACGGGCTGGCCGTCCTCTTCAACATCCAGTTCGATGCCTGGTCGGCAGTGCTCATCGCCTTCACCCTCTATTCGGGGGCTTTTCTCGGCGAGATCTGGCGCGGCTCGATCCAGGCCATCCCGCGCTCGCAATGGGAGGCTGGCGAATCGCTCACGCTCAGCTTCGCTCAGCAGCTGCGCCACATCATCTTGCCGCAGGCGGCGCGCATCTCGATCCCACCGACGGTCGGCTTCGCGGTGCAGCTGATCAAGAGCACCTCGGTCGCCGCCATCATCGGCTTCGTCGAGCTGACCCGGGCCGGCCAGCTGATGACCAACACCACCTTCAAGCCCATGATCATCTACCCGATCGTGGCCTTGCTCTATTTCGTGATCTGCTGGCCGCTCTCTTTGCTGGCGCAGACACTGGAACGGCGGATCGATGCAAATCTCGGCGTCAAGAGGGACGTCTGA
- a CDS encoding amino acid ABC transporter substrate-binding protein, PAAT family, producing the protein MKVCARLLALVMLMALPATLTAHQAFAETTLDKILKEKRIRVAIDVGNPPFGILDKDGQPDGSDVAVARQMAKDMGVELEFVQVPSTGRIPALLAGRADVTIASISVTTDRAKAVMYCHPDGALAIVIFGPKSVAIKTPADLVGKRIGITRATLEEATVPKMAPQGTNIVWFDEIGATIQALLSGQVDAVAMTSFAGKTVADGNPDKGIETKLTVTTAYYAPIVRPGDFELRQWINTWIFLNTQNGTLAALYKKYTGVDLPPLPIF; encoded by the coding sequence ATGAAGGTCTGCGCAAGATTGCTGGCTCTCGTCATGCTGATGGCCCTGCCCGCGACATTGACGGCGCATCAGGCATTTGCCGAGACGACGCTCGACAAGATCCTCAAGGAGAAGAGGATCCGCGTCGCCATCGATGTCGGCAATCCGCCCTTCGGCATCCTCGACAAGGACGGCCAGCCCGACGGCTCGGATGTCGCCGTCGCCCGGCAGATGGCGAAGGATATGGGCGTCGAGCTCGAATTCGTGCAGGTGCCGTCGACCGGACGCATCCCGGCGCTGCTGGCCGGACGCGCCGATGTGACGATCGCCTCGATCTCGGTGACCACCGATCGCGCCAAGGCGGTGATGTATTGCCATCCCGACGGGGCGCTCGCGATCGTCATCTTCGGCCCGAAGAGCGTCGCCATCAAGACGCCGGCCGATCTCGTCGGCAAGCGCATCGGCATCACGCGCGCCACGCTCGAGGAGGCGACGGTGCCGAAGATGGCGCCGCAAGGCACCAATATCGTCTGGTTCGACGAGATCGGCGCGACCATCCAGGCGCTGCTCTCCGGCCAGGTCGATGCCGTCGCCATGACGTCCTTCGCCGGCAAGACGGTGGCGGACGGCAATCCCGACAAAGGCATCGAGACCAAGCTGACCGTCACCACCGCCTATTATGCACCCATCGTGCGTCCGGGCGATTTCGAGCTCAGGCAGTGGATCAATACCTGGATATTCCTGAATACCCAGAACGGCACGCTCGCGGCGCTCTACAAGAAATATACCGGCGTCGACCTTCCGCCCTTGCCCATCTTCTGA
- a CDS encoding pilus assembly protein CpaB encodes MKRARIAIIAVALTAGMAAAYLSSSKPQPLPAAQLAAEPVKVPATEVLVAATDLALGAKLGAGNLKWLPWPVDGLAKGMIRKGDNPDAIAENAGSIVRDGFVANEPIRKEKLAKTDTGFLAAILPEGKRALAITIDHSGSNSAGTLVLPNDHVDVIHVYKDWQASKSQEVEIYTSEILLRNIRVLAIGQNTEGKDGQRAAIGETATLELDPDQAKTIALVQRSGWLTLALRSSADGNTQQQQVRPPETATVTIMRGAKREAYAVLLGQDTAAAPRVPATPAGRNIAPIRDFPALARR; translated from the coding sequence ATGAAACGAGCTCGTATCGCCATTATCGCTGTCGCGCTCACGGCGGGGATGGCCGCGGCCTATCTTTCGAGCAGCAAACCACAACCTCTTCCGGCGGCCCAGTTGGCGGCCGAGCCCGTCAAGGTCCCGGCGACCGAAGTGCTGGTCGCGGCAACGGATCTGGCATTGGGCGCGAAGCTCGGTGCCGGCAACCTGAAATGGCTGCCCTGGCCGGTGGACGGCCTCGCCAAAGGTATGATCCGCAAAGGGGACAACCCGGACGCCATCGCCGAGAACGCCGGTTCGATCGTCCGGGACGGTTTCGTCGCCAACGAACCCATCCGCAAGGAAAAGCTCGCCAAGACCGATACTGGATTTCTGGCCGCCATCCTGCCGGAAGGCAAGCGGGCGCTCGCGATCACCATCGACCATTCAGGTTCGAACAGCGCCGGAACGCTCGTCCTGCCGAACGACCATGTGGACGTGATCCATGTCTACAAGGACTGGCAGGCTTCGAAATCGCAAGAGGTCGAGATCTATACGAGTGAAATATTGCTGCGGAATATCCGCGTGCTCGCCATCGGCCAGAATACAGAGGGCAAGGATGGCCAGCGGGCCGCGATCGGCGAGACGGCGACCCTCGAACTCGATCCCGACCAGGCAAAGACCATCGCTCTCGTGCAGCGCTCCGGCTGGCTGACGCTCGCCTTGCGCAGCTCTGCCGACGGCAACACCCAGCAACAGCAGGTGCGGCCGCCGGAGACCGCGACGGTGACCATCATGCGGGGAGCGAAACGCGAGGCCTATGCGGTGCTGCTGGGCCAGGACACGGCCGCCGCGCCGCGGGTGCCCGCCACGCCTGCCGGAAGGAACATCGCTCCTATCCGCGATTTTCCGGCGCTGGCGCGGCGCTGA
- a CDS encoding amino acid ABC transporter membrane protein 1, PAAT family, with the protein MHYVFQFNVVWEHLPELLNGALLTIELSASAMALGLGLAVLCAYGKAAGPRPLRLLVSAYVELIRNTPFLVQIFIIYFSLPVIGVRLTANSAALFAMTVNLGAYASEIIRAGIDAIPQGQVEAARALGLKRLQIFRFVIIFPALKTVYPALASQFILLMLSSSVVSTISAVELTAITNSLQSTTFRSFEFYFVATGLYLAMALGFRAVLSAIYWNAFLRGRTA; encoded by the coding sequence TTGCACTATGTCTTTCAGTTCAACGTCGTCTGGGAGCATCTGCCGGAGCTCCTGAACGGCGCGCTCCTGACCATCGAGCTCTCGGCCTCAGCCATGGCGCTGGGGCTTGGGCTTGCGGTGCTGTGCGCCTATGGCAAGGCAGCTGGGCCGCGGCCGTTGCGCCTTCTCGTCTCGGCCTATGTCGAGCTGATCCGCAACACGCCGTTCCTGGTGCAGATCTTCATCATCTATTTCTCGTTGCCCGTCATCGGCGTCAGGCTCACCGCCAACAGCGCGGCGCTCTTCGCCATGACGGTCAATCTCGGCGCCTATGCGAGCGAGATCATCCGGGCCGGTATCGATGCCATCCCGCAGGGCCAGGTCGAGGCGGCGCGCGCGCTCGGCCTCAAGCGCCTGCAGATCTTTCGCTTCGTCATCATCTTCCCGGCCCTGAAGACGGTCTATCCGGCGCTTGCCAGCCAGTTCATCCTCCTGATGCTGAGCTCGAGCGTGGTCTCGACCATCTCGGCGGTCGAGCTGACGGCGATCACCAACTCGCTGCAATCGACCACCTTCCGCTCCTTCGAATTCTATTTCGTGGCGACCGGCCTCTACCTCGCCATGGCGCTCGGCTTCAGGGCCGTGCTGAGTGCCATCTACTGGAATGCATTCCTGCGCGGCCGGACGGCCTGA
- a CDS encoding Tetratricopeptide repeat-containing protein translates to MHEPSDPTAKGADDIAAARAAERVARGRSLVAASLLAFGLAACQTSDPGQAPAAAVEVPEASLPATNATVEQPAEVKYFPSDEPLRLGIEHFKQGNYGMAQRYFRDAVERAPRDATAWIGLAASYDRIGRFDLADRAYHSAIKLTGETTQILNNEGYSYMLRGDLSKARAKFLSAYRREPDNPAITNNLSLLDASSKYIQRRPE, encoded by the coding sequence ATGCATGAGCCTTCAGACCCAACCGCAAAGGGCGCCGACGACATCGCTGCCGCTCGCGCAGCCGAGCGCGTCGCCAGGGGGCGCAGCCTCGTCGCGGCAAGCCTATTGGCCTTCGGCCTCGCCGCTTGCCAGACATCCGACCCCGGTCAGGCGCCGGCAGCGGCAGTCGAGGTGCCCGAAGCTTCGCTTCCCGCCACGAACGCGACCGTGGAGCAGCCCGCCGAGGTGAAATATTTTCCTTCCGACGAGCCGCTCCGCCTCGGCATCGAGCATTTCAAGCAGGGCAATTACGGGATGGCCCAACGGTATTTCCGCGACGCAGTCGAGAGGGCCCCACGCGACGCGACGGCCTGGATCGGTTTGGCCGCGAGCTATGACCGCATCGGGCGATTTGACCTCGCCGACCGGGCTTACCATTCGGCGATCAAGCTCACCGGCGAGACGACCCAGATCCTGAACAATGAAGGTTATTCGTATATGCTGCGGGGGGACCTCTCCAAGGCTCGAGCCAAGTTCCTGAGCGCCTATCGACGCGAGCCGGATAACCCCGCGATCACCAATAACCTGTCTCTTCTCGACGCCAGCTCCAAATATATCCAACGTCGTCCCGAATAG
- a CDS encoding Dipeptidyl aminopeptidase/acylaminoacyl peptidase, giving the protein MSHVIIPRLHLFGNPSKAQAQISPDGQRLSWLAPVNGVLNLWVAPFGAPQDAHPVTDDRHRGVRMYGWTYDGRHLVYLQDEGGDEKFHVYAVEPDSRVTRDLTPFPGVTAGVARISRVVRDRILVALNSRDARFHDLHSIDIASGEMTLVEENPGFAHFITDDRYKVHLAVKTTPDGGRDILRRDPGRGWAPWIRFEPEDARVSFPDHLDRASKTLFLRDSRGRETAALIRMDLATGGTTLLASHDKADIGGLLNDQDTLEPLIYSVLTDRLQYVALDPRIQADLDFLNGQDIGDWYVQSRTEADDRWIVAAASDTRPGIAYVYDRSARSLRELHQSRPELSGAPLAPMKPVTIKSRDGLDLVSYLTVPKGAPQGNPLPMVLLVHGGPWGRDQFGFHPQHQWLANRGYAVLSVNFRGSTGFGKSFVNAGDREWGRRMDDDLLDAVAWAIDEKIADPRRIAIMGWSYGGYATLVGLTRNPDVYACGVDVVGPSNLETLMRTIPPYWESIRAQFYKAVGDPDTEDGLRLAKERSPLFQAHRITKPLLIAQGANDQRVKQAESDQMVDALKANGIPVTYLLFPDEGHGFARPENSIAFYAVAEAFLARHLGGHAEATRPEELSAATMQVVEGAPASFGHKA; this is encoded by the coding sequence ATGTCGCACGTCATCATTCCCCGACTCCACCTCTTCGGCAATCCGAGCAAGGCACAGGCCCAGATCAGTCCCGACGGGCAGCGCCTGTCCTGGCTGGCGCCGGTGAACGGCGTGCTCAACCTATGGGTCGCTCCATTCGGTGCGCCGCAGGATGCTCATCCCGTCACCGACGACCGCCATCGCGGCGTGCGCATGTACGGATGGACCTATGACGGCCGCCATCTCGTCTACCTGCAGGATGAGGGTGGCGACGAGAAATTCCACGTCTATGCGGTAGAGCCCGACAGCCGTGTCACACGCGACCTGACCCCTTTTCCGGGTGTCACGGCGGGGGTCGCGCGCATCAGCCGCGTGGTCCGCGACCGCATCCTCGTCGCCTTGAACAGCCGGGATGCCAGGTTCCACGATCTCCACAGCATCGATATCGCCTCGGGCGAGATGACGCTCGTCGAGGAAAATCCAGGCTTTGCGCATTTTATCACTGACGACCGCTACAAGGTGCATCTGGCGGTCAAGACGACACCGGATGGCGGCCGCGACATTCTCCGGCGCGACCCGGGAAGGGGCTGGGCCCCTTGGATACGCTTCGAGCCCGAGGATGCCCGCGTCTCATTTCCCGATCACCTGGACAGGGCGAGCAAGACCCTGTTCCTTCGCGACAGCCGTGGACGTGAGACCGCGGCCCTCATCCGCATGGATCTTGCGACCGGCGGGACGACGCTGCTCGCCTCGCATGACAAAGCCGATATCGGTGGCCTGCTGAACGACCAGGATACGCTGGAGCCGCTCATCTACAGCGTCCTGACCGACCGGCTGCAATATGTGGCCCTCGACCCGCGCATCCAGGCGGATCTCGATTTCCTGAACGGCCAGGACATCGGCGATTGGTATGTGCAGAGCCGCACCGAGGCGGACGATCGTTGGATCGTGGCCGCTGCCTCCGACACGCGGCCCGGCATCGCCTATGTCTATGATCGGTCTGCGCGGAGCTTGCGCGAGCTGCATCAGTCGCGCCCGGAACTCTCCGGCGCACCGCTTGCCCCCATGAAACCCGTGACCATAAAGTCCCGCGACGGGCTTGATCTCGTCTCCTACCTCACGGTGCCGAAGGGCGCGCCGCAAGGCAACCCGCTGCCCATGGTGCTTCTGGTGCATGGCGGCCCTTGGGGGCGCGACCAGTTCGGCTTCCATCCTCAACATCAGTGGCTCGCCAATCGCGGCTATGCGGTCCTCAGCGTCAACTTCCGCGGCTCGACCGGCTTCGGTAAGAGCTTCGTCAATGCCGGCGATCGCGAATGGGGGCGGCGCATGGACGACGACCTGCTCGATGCGGTCGCCTGGGCTATCGACGAGAAGATCGCCGATCCGCGGCGCATTGCGATCATGGGCTGGAGTTATGGCGGCTACGCCACATTGGTGGGGCTGACCCGCAACCCGGATGTCTATGCCTGCGGCGTCGATGTCGTCGGTCCCTCCAATCTCGAGACCCTCATGCGGACGATACCTCCCTATTGGGAGTCCATTCGCGCCCAGTTCTACAAGGCGGTCGGGGACCCGGATACCGAGGATGGCCTGCGGCTTGCCAAGGAGCGCTCGCCGCTGTTCCAGGCGCATCGCATCACCAAGCCGCTGCTGATCGCGCAAGGCGCCAATGATCAGCGCGTGAAGCAGGCCGAATCCGACCAGATGGTCGACGCCCTGAAGGCGAACGGCATCCCGGTCACCTATCTGTTGTTCCCCGACGAGGGCCACGGTTTCGCAAGGCCCGAGAACAGCATCGCCTTCTACGCCGTCGCCGAAGCGTTTCTCGCCCGCCATCTCGGCGGCCACGCCGAGGCGACCCGGCCCGAAGAGCTCAGCGCCGCCACCATGCAAGTGGTGGAAGGCGCGCCGGCATCCTTCGGCCACAAGGCTTAG